In Anaerobacillus isosaccharinicus, one genomic interval encodes:
- a CDS encoding GNAT family N-acetyltransferase, with protein MLYKSSLEGISEKMLTGFFVGWPNPPAPATHLKLLKNSSHIVLAIDEKTEQVVGFITAISDGVLSAYIPLLEVLPDYQKREIGKQLVSQMLKQLEDIYMVDLMCDKDLQPFYEKLGMIKSTGMIVRNYNMQSGK; from the coding sequence ATGTTATATAAAAGCTCGCTAGAAGGAATTTCGGAAAAGATGCTAACTGGCTTTTTTGTAGGATGGCCAAATCCGCCAGCGCCAGCTACTCATCTAAAACTATTAAAAAACAGCAGTCATATAGTACTTGCCATTGATGAAAAAACGGAACAAGTCGTTGGCTTTATTACTGCCATAAGTGATGGTGTATTATCTGCTTACATTCCTTTATTAGAAGTCCTACCCGATTATCAAAAAAGAGAAATTGGAAAACAGTTAGTTAGTCAGATGCTAAAGCAATTAGAGGATATTTATATGGTTGATCTCATGTGTGACAAAGATCTACAGCCTTTCTATGAAAAACTGGGAATGATAAAATCAACAGGGATGATTGTGCGAAACTATAACATGCAATCTGGAAAATAA
- a CDS encoding NUDIX hydrolase produces the protein MSFEVALGIQRTEHHDVKVKFREAVRAVIIDGDKILLVHSNLGDYKFPGGGLMQNESHSEALIREIAEETGYLSTLVGDKVGVIIEKQIDEYDQDAIFQMTSHYYRCNLQGERGKQNLDDYELQQEYTPKWVHIDDAIKQNQKMIQKFPQNGWIHRENYVLMKLKKQQIHMD, from the coding sequence TTGAGCTTTGAAGTTGCATTAGGAATTCAAAGAACTGAACATCATGATGTAAAGGTGAAATTTCGTGAAGCAGTGAGGGCAGTTATTATCGACGGTGATAAAATCCTACTAGTTCATTCCAATCTAGGAGATTATAAGTTTCCTGGTGGTGGATTAATGCAAAATGAGAGCCATTCGGAGGCATTGATAAGGGAAATTGCTGAAGAAACCGGATATTTGAGCACTTTAGTAGGAGATAAAGTTGGGGTTATAATAGAGAAACAAATTGACGAGTACGATCAAGATGCAATCTTTCAAATGACTTCTCATTATTATCGCTGTAATTTACAAGGGGAAAGAGGAAAACAAAACCTTGATGACTATGAGCTACAACAAGAGTACACTCCGAAATGGGTCCATATTGACGATGCCATTAAACAAAACCAAAAGATGATTCAAAAATTCCCACAAAACGGTTGGATCCATCGAGAGAATTATGTATTAATGAAACTTAAAAAACAACAAATTCATATGGACTAA
- a CDS encoding DUF6886 family protein yields the protein MRLFHVSEESDIQIFVPRLPVRKDLDQSKGLVWAINETCLPNFLTPRDCPRVTYHCNERTTEEDKQKYLSSQSSTHVIAIEHQWFEKMKNTTLYLYEFDPTNFYLQDRGAGYYVSEVTEIPINKIVITDVFAELINRNIEVRMTDQLWDLCECIQTTSFDWSICRMGNAKKK from the coding sequence ATGAGGTTATTTCATGTAAGTGAAGAAAGTGATATCCAAATATTTGTTCCAAGATTGCCAGTGAGAAAAGACCTTGATCAAAGCAAGGGACTCGTCTGGGCAATTAATGAAACCTGTCTACCAAATTTTCTTACACCACGTGACTGTCCAAGAGTGACTTATCACTGTAACGAGAGAACAACAGAGGAAGATAAACAGAAGTACCTTTCATCACAATCTAGTACCCACGTCATTGCGATTGAACATCAGTGGTTTGAAAAAATGAAAAATACAACCTTATATTTATATGAATTTGATCCAACAAACTTTTACCTGCAAGATAGAGGTGCAGGTTACTATGTAAGTGAGGTCACTGAAATCCCGATTAACAAAATTGTCATTACCGATGTATTTGCAGAACTTATAAATAGAAATATAGAAGTGAGAATGACGGATCAGCTCTGGGACCTGTGCGAGTGCATTCAAACGACTAGTTTTGACTGGTCAATATGTAGAATGGGAAATGCGAAGAAAAAATGA
- a CDS encoding DUF3024 domain-containing protein: MIDAFTKKKITKILDEYIEAKIPKHVRNELRLNFTIRGSNVTLYQERPAYMSDDWVKLNIAQFRIDQKEWKVYWQDSKSKWHHIDDIAPSSNFETQLKVVDQGHNGLFDF; the protein is encoded by the coding sequence ATGATCGATGCATTTACAAAAAAAAAGATAACAAAGATACTTGATGAATATATCGAAGCGAAAATTCCTAAGCATGTAAGAAATGAACTAAGATTAAATTTCACGATAAGAGGGAGCAATGTGACTCTTTATCAGGAAAGACCAGCGTATATGAGTGATGATTGGGTTAAGCTAAATATTGCTCAATTTCGAATTGACCAAAAAGAATGGAAAGTTTACTGGCAAGATAGTAAAAGTAAATGGCATCATATTGATGACATAGCGCCTAGTAGTAACTTTGAAACACAATTAAAAGTCGTTGATCAAGGGCATAATGGGTTGTTTGATTTTTAA
- a CDS encoding GNAT family N-acetyltransferase, with protein sequence MSYNDHELSIRPFNEDDVPVVWKLMYKEEEAEWTKWDAPYFNDEPVSYEECISKKDKLIHSNSRWVIEVDGNVIGTVSYYWEHEPSRWIEMGIGIYDPAYWNGGYGTRAIRLWINHLFNTLPLIARVGYTTWSGNERMMKVGEKLGMTLEARLRKCRYYNGTYYDSIRMGLLREEWEQTLASEMVE encoded by the coding sequence ATGAGTTATAACGATCATGAATTAAGCATTCGTCCGTTTAATGAAGATGACGTGCCGGTAGTATGGAAGTTGATGTACAAAGAGGAAGAGGCTGAGTGGACAAAGTGGGATGCTCCCTACTTCAATGATGAGCCGGTCTCGTATGAAGAGTGTATAAGCAAAAAGGACAAACTAATTCATTCAAATAGTCGTTGGGTAATTGAAGTGGATGGCAACGTTATTGGTACTGTGAGTTATTATTGGGAACATGAACCATCAAGATGGATAGAGATGGGAATTGGTATTTACGATCCAGCTTATTGGAATGGCGGGTACGGGACAAGGGCCATTCGTCTTTGGATTAATCATCTATTTAACACTCTACCATTAATCGCTCGGGTTGGTTACACTACCTGGTCAGGAAATGAGCGAATGATGAAAGTTGGCGAAAAGCTCGGAATGACATTAGAAGCGAGGCTTAGAAAATGCCGTTATTATAATGGAACCTACTACGACTCAATTCGAATGGGGCTTTTGCGAGAAGAGTGGGAGCAAACTCTAGCATCTGAAATGGTAGAGTAA
- a CDS encoding L-threonine 3-dehydrogenase — protein MKKILLTGALGQIGSELTVKLRDIYGASNVIATDIRDNGGDVVQSGPFEILDVTNTEAMFDVAKRHQVDTVIHLAALLSATAEKMPLLAWNLNMGGLVNALEVSRELDCKFFTPSSIGAFGPTTPKDLTPQDTIQRPTTMYGVNKVSGELLCDYYYHKYGVDTRGLRFPGLISYVTLPGGGTTDYAVDIYYKAIEEGRYTSYIDKGTYMDMMYMPDALNAIVNLMEADPTKLIHRNSFNVTAMSFEPEQIAAEIKKHIPNFVMDYDVDPSRQAIADSWPNAIDCSAAKQEWGFKSEYDLAKMTVDMLNKLKKTVNV, from the coding sequence ATGAAGAAAATTCTATTAACTGGGGCTTTAGGACAAATCGGTTCTGAACTAACTGTTAAATTACGAGACATTTACGGAGCAAGCAATGTAATTGCCACTGATATTCGTGATAACGGTGGAGATGTCGTTCAATCAGGTCCTTTTGAAATTTTAGATGTTACAAACACTGAAGCAATGTTTGACGTTGCCAAAAGACATCAAGTTGATACAGTCATTCATTTAGCTGCACTATTATCAGCAACAGCTGAAAAAATGCCGTTACTTGCATGGAACTTAAATATGGGTGGACTTGTGAATGCTTTAGAGGTTTCTAGAGAATTAGATTGCAAGTTTTTTACACCTAGCTCGATTGGCGCTTTTGGCCCTACTACTCCAAAAGACCTAACACCTCAAGATACGATCCAACGTCCTACAACGATGTATGGTGTAAACAAAGTTTCTGGTGAGCTTCTATGTGACTATTACTATCACAAATATGGTGTTGATACACGAGGTTTACGTTTCCCAGGTTTAATTTCATATGTTACCCTACCAGGTGGCGGTACAACAGATTACGCTGTTGACATTTACTACAAAGCGATAGAAGAAGGACGTTACACTTCCTACATTGATAAAGGAACGTACATGGATATGATGTATATGCCAGATGCTTTGAATGCTATCGTTAATCTGATGGAAGCTGATCCAACAAAACTAATCCACCGAAACTCGTTTAACGTTACTGCAATGAGCTTTGAGCCAGAGCAGATTGCTGCTGAAATTAAAAAGCACATTCCAAACTTTGTCATGGATTATGACGTTGACCCTTCTCGCCAAGCGATTGCTGATAGCTGGCCAAATGCTATCGACTGCTCTGCAGCAAAACAAGAATGGGGTTTCAAATCCGAATATGACCTTGCTAAAATGACCGTTGATATGTTAAACAAGTTAAAAAAAACGGTAAATGTATGA
- a CDS encoding DUF4017 family protein: MPLIVYLIVNLIAVSIPASEGYDSFGWKLLVGQIYAIPVLIVAVLVSLKLQSQK; this comes from the coding sequence ATTCCGCTAATCGTTTATCTAATTGTAAATTTAATAGCTGTCTCGATTCCAGCTTCTGAAGGTTATGATTCGTTTGGATGGAAATTGTTAGTAGGGCAAATTTATGCGATACCGGTGTTAATTGTTGCGGTGCTTGTCTCGCTAAAATTACAATCTCAAAAATAG
- a CDS encoding pyridoxal phosphate-dependent aminotransferase — MKKFKQSDVLENLPKQFFAKLVQKVEAAKQVHDDIINLGQGNPDQPTPAHIVEALKKAAGNPNYHKYSPFRGYSFLKEAVCTYYKREYDVELDPTTEVAVLFGAKAGLVEVSQCLLNQGDVALVPDPGYPDYWSGVAIAGGEMALMPLLAENDFLPDFSKLEKETLQRAKLMFLNYPNNPTGAIATKELFEQAIVVGDEHDICVVHDFAYGAIGFEGKRPISFMQIPGAKDVGIEMMTMSKTYNMAGWRIGFAVGNASVIEGLNLIQDHYYCSIFGGIQEAAATALLDSQICVDELVNCYEKRRNTFIKTIQEIGWDVEAPKGSFFAWLPVPKGYTSEEFADLLLEKARVVVAPGNGFGQYGEGYVRVGLLSDEKLLVEAAKRIEELHIF; from the coding sequence ATGAAAAAGTTTAAACAATCTGATGTTTTAGAAAATCTTCCAAAGCAATTTTTTGCTAAGCTTGTCCAAAAGGTTGAGGCGGCGAAACAGGTTCACGATGATATCATCAACTTAGGGCAAGGGAATCCTGATCAGCCAACGCCAGCTCATATTGTTGAAGCTTTAAAAAAGGCAGCAGGAAATCCTAACTACCATAAGTATTCACCGTTTCGTGGCTACTCGTTTTTAAAAGAAGCCGTCTGTACATATTACAAAAGGGAATATGACGTAGAGCTTGATCCAACGACAGAAGTTGCGGTTTTATTTGGGGCAAAAGCAGGATTAGTTGAGGTTAGTCAATGTCTTTTAAATCAAGGCGATGTTGCCCTCGTGCCTGACCCTGGTTACCCAGACTACTGGTCAGGAGTTGCCATTGCAGGAGGAGAGATGGCGCTCATGCCACTTCTAGCTGAGAATGATTTTTTACCCGATTTTTCAAAATTAGAAAAAGAAACGTTGCAACGGGCGAAGCTAATGTTTTTAAATTATCCGAATAACCCAACAGGTGCCATAGCGACGAAGGAATTATTTGAACAGGCGATTGTGGTCGGTGATGAACATGATATTTGTGTAGTTCATGATTTTGCCTATGGAGCCATTGGTTTTGAGGGTAAGAGGCCGATTAGCTTTATGCAGATCCCAGGTGCAAAAGATGTGGGGATTGAAATGATGACCATGTCAAAAACGTATAATATGGCAGGCTGGCGCATTGGTTTTGCTGTTGGAAACGCTAGTGTAATAGAAGGATTAAATTTAATCCAAGATCATTACTATTGTAGTATTTTTGGCGGCATTCAAGAAGCGGCTGCTACTGCATTACTTGATTCTCAGATCTGTGTTGATGAACTAGTCAACTGCTATGAGAAAAGGCGAAATACGTTTATTAAAACAATCCAAGAGATTGGCTGGGATGTAGAAGCACCTAAAGGGTCATTTTTTGCATGGTTACCCGTTCCAAAAGGTTATACTTCTGAGGAATTTGCTGATTTACTTTTAGAAAAAGCTAGAGTCGTTGTTGCACCTGGAAATGGGTTTGGACAATACGGTGAAGGCTATGTTAGAGTTGGGTTACTAAGTGATGAAAAATTATTAGTTGAAGCGGCAAAGAGAATTGAAGAGTTACATATATTTTAA
- a CDS encoding alpha/beta fold hydrolase → MIEKHLSGTPIHYWIKEKKSAESILFIHAAFADHTSFDEQIKFFANEYQVITLDLIGHGKSIKTHKGDSITKTADYIFKLLENEAINKIHLVGISIGAIIIQDFANKFPDKVASLCCIGGYYINNFDPKLQKENSGEQVKMMLKAIISIKWFAKSNKLISAVTPEAQEKFYQMNIRFKKRSFIYLAQLTKLVNKFNTTNRNYPVMIGCGIYDNPVAIKVANMWHESEPKSKLIVFENAGHLVNMDTPQEFNKKLFAFIKGDN, encoded by the coding sequence ATGATAGAAAAGCACTTATCTGGGACTCCTATTCATTATTGGATAAAAGAAAAAAAGTCAGCAGAAAGTATTTTGTTTATTCACGCTGCTTTTGCAGACCATACGAGTTTTGATGAACAGATTAAATTTTTCGCTAATGAATATCAAGTAATTACCTTGGATTTAATTGGACATGGAAAATCAATTAAAACTCATAAAGGTGACAGCATTACGAAAACAGCGGACTACATTTTTAAACTATTAGAAAACGAAGCGATAAACAAAATTCATCTTGTAGGTATCTCTATCGGGGCGATCATAATACAAGATTTCGCTAACAAATTTCCTGATAAAGTAGCTTCCTTATGCTGCATAGGTGGATATTATATAAATAATTTTGATCCGAAATTGCAAAAAGAAAATAGTGGCGAACAAGTAAAAATGATGTTGAAGGCTATTATTTCTATTAAGTGGTTCGCTAAAAGCAATAAACTTATTTCTGCAGTTACGCCAGAAGCGCAAGAGAAATTTTATCAAATGAATATTAGATTTAAGAAAAGGTCATTCATTTATCTAGCACAATTAACAAAACTTGTTAATAAATTCAATACCACCAATCGAAATTATCCTGTTATGATAGGTTGTGGTATATACGATAATCCTGTAGCAATTAAAGTAGCTAATATGTGGCATGAAAGTGAGCCAAAGAGTAAACTGATCGTATTTGAAAATGCAGGACATCTTGTAAATATGGATACGCCACAAGAATTTAATAAAAAATTATTTGCATTTATAAAAGGTGACAATTAA
- a CDS encoding ASCH domain-containing protein, with translation MNNVSIIQMWEDYRKNNPNAPKNYVAWSFGNTKEIANQLALLVLDEVKTATASNYTLYELEKEDLPYAGLINIILDGDGEAVAIAETISVEVVPFDKVAAEHAYLEGEGDRSLSFWRDVHETIFKKELKDVNLDFNYQIPVVCERFKVLHKKVI, from the coding sequence ATGAACAATGTTTCTATTATTCAAATGTGGGAGGACTATCGCAAAAATAACCCAAATGCACCGAAAAATTATGTAGCTTGGTCATTTGGAAATACTAAAGAAATAGCTAATCAGCTAGCACTGTTAGTGTTAGATGAAGTAAAGACAGCCACAGCATCAAATTATACGTTATATGAACTAGAAAAAGAGGATTTGCCATATGCAGGTCTTATCAATATTATTCTTGATGGGGATGGAGAAGCTGTTGCAATAGCCGAAACGATATCCGTAGAAGTGGTTCCATTTGATAAAGTTGCCGCAGAACACGCATATCTAGAAGGCGAAGGTGATCGTTCATTAAGTTTTTGGCGTGACGTTCATGAAACTATCTTTAAAAAAGAACTTAAAGATGTAAATCTAGATTTTAATTATCAGATCCCGGTTGTTTGTGAAAGGTTTAAGGTTTTACATAAAAAAGTAATATAA
- a CDS encoding carbon-nitrogen family hydrolase: protein MKVTCLQFDIVFGNPSANKQRVQEEITKAMVGAPDVIVLPELWTTGYDLTRLDDIADTNGAESQLFLSNLAKEHHVNIVGGSIAKKTDAGITNTTYFFNRSGDCIGEYSKVHLFKLMDEHLYLKAGNTKGHFKLDGISSSGVICYDIRFPEWLRAHTTDGAEIVFVVAQWPLARLEHWRTLLISRAIENQCYIVACNRSGSDPNNEFAGHSMIIDPWGEVVAEASKHPEHLTATLDLEKVPQVRKQIPIFADRRTDLY from the coding sequence ATGAAAGTTACTTGTCTTCAGTTTGATATTGTTTTTGGCAACCCAAGTGCAAATAAACAACGTGTTCAGGAAGAAATAACGAAAGCCATGGTGGGCGCACCGGATGTGATCGTTCTCCCAGAACTATGGACAACGGGGTATGACTTAACTCGCTTAGATGACATTGCTGATACCAACGGCGCTGAATCCCAACTTTTTTTATCAAACTTAGCCAAAGAGCATCATGTGAACATTGTCGGTGGTTCTATTGCCAAAAAGACAGACGCTGGAATTACGAATACAACGTACTTTTTTAATCGCTCAGGTGATTGTATTGGTGAGTATAGCAAAGTTCATTTGTTCAAATTAATGGATGAACATCTTTATTTAAAAGCTGGTAATACTAAAGGCCATTTCAAGCTAGATGGCATTTCTAGTTCTGGCGTTATTTGTTATGACATCCGCTTTCCAGAATGGCTTCGTGCCCACACAACTGACGGCGCTGAAATTGTTTTCGTCGTTGCCCAGTGGCCTCTTGCTCGACTTGAACATTGGCGCACATTACTGATCAGCCGTGCCATCGAAAACCAGTGCTATATTGTTGCTTGTAATCGCTCTGGAAGTGATCCGAATAACGAATTTGCTGGTCACTCAATGATCATAGATCCGTGGGGCGAAGTTGTCGCTGAAGCTAGTAAACATCCAGAACATTTAACAGCAACCCTAGACTTAGAGAAAGTCCCACAAGTTCGCAAACAAATTCCTATCTTTGCCGACCGGAGGACAGATTTGTATTAA
- a CDS encoding beta-propeller domain-containing protein, translating into MKKKLIFASLAVVLIFVVALTKQQISNTAITIGKELPVVGTAENFEEILKEIEKKQQSFAKAMPAMEMSMDGAGLKSDTATSSGGSDHSTTNVQVDGVDEADRVKNDGSFIYQLRDNELVISKVNPVDEMTVVYSESFSYDDFHPYEMYVDEEHLVLIGMRPMYDAKGYYHKEFTQVKVYQLNERHNLELVREAEIEGYYSSSRKINDQMYIITNKYLPYHLLREDNSGEKVVLDEMKPTFRDTAHSEELQMVDWEKIYYFPESTEGNYLIVSGMDLGDLKKPISVSTYLGAGNTIYASTEHLYITRTHHLFEETTREKIAALIFNPSTNQETLIYKFRLNKGEATFLAEGKVEGALLNQFSMDEHNGHFRIATTNGNMWSESNPSENLLFVLNSKLEEVGSIRGIAPGERIFSARFMGDRGYIVTFKQVDPLFVLDLKDPTNPNILGELKIPGFSDYLHPYDENHLIGFGKDTEENDSGGAMVRGFKMALFDITDVNNPKEKFVEIIGDSGTHSELLYNHKALLFSKAKNIIGFPIDVYENTNNNQRSMYPSISFQGAYVYGLDLDEGFQLKTRITHYDTAVISDNNWDYQKHISRLIYIGDNLYTLSNSKIEAHDLNSFEKKGQIQFGK; encoded by the coding sequence GTGAAGAAGAAACTAATTTTTGCTAGTTTGGCAGTTGTGCTTATTTTTGTCGTAGCTTTAACAAAGCAACAGATTTCTAATACGGCGATAACGATTGGAAAAGAACTTCCTGTGGTTGGTACGGCTGAAAATTTTGAAGAGATTTTAAAGGAGATTGAAAAGAAGCAGCAATCATTTGCAAAGGCTATGCCTGCTATGGAAATGAGTATGGATGGGGCTGGACTGAAGAGTGATACAGCAACTAGTAGCGGAGGTTCTGACCACTCTACTACAAATGTCCAAGTAGATGGTGTTGATGAAGCGGACCGGGTCAAGAATGACGGCTCTTTTATCTACCAACTTAGGGACAATGAATTGGTGATTTCAAAAGTAAATCCGGTTGATGAGATGACAGTTGTTTATTCTGAAAGTTTTAGTTATGACGATTTTCATCCGTATGAAATGTACGTAGATGAAGAGCATCTTGTTTTAATCGGAATGCGCCCCATGTATGATGCAAAAGGCTACTATCATAAGGAATTCACCCAAGTAAAGGTTTATCAGTTAAACGAGCGTCATAACTTAGAACTTGTCCGTGAAGCTGAAATTGAAGGTTACTATTCTTCATCGCGAAAAATAAACGACCAAATGTATATTATTACGAATAAATATTTGCCGTACCATCTTTTAAGAGAAGACAATTCGGGGGAAAAAGTTGTGCTTGATGAGATGAAGCCAACATTCCGTGACACAGCTCATTCTGAGGAACTTCAAATGGTTGACTGGGAGAAGATCTACTATTTCCCTGAGTCTACAGAAGGAAATTATTTAATCGTTTCAGGAATGGATTTAGGAGATCTTAAAAAACCGATTTCAGTTTCGACGTATTTAGGGGCAGGAAACACGATTTATGCTTCCACAGAACATTTATATATCACAAGAACTCATCACCTTTTTGAGGAAACGACAAGGGAAAAAATTGCGGCACTTATTTTCAACCCGAGTACAAATCAAGAAACGCTTATTTATAAATTTAGATTGAATAAAGGTGAAGCAACCTTTTTAGCAGAAGGAAAAGTAGAGGGAGCGTTATTGAACCAATTTTCCATGGATGAGCATAATGGGCATTTTCGGATTGCAACAACAAATGGGAATATGTGGAGTGAGAGCAATCCTTCAGAAAACTTACTTTTTGTGCTAAATAGCAAATTAGAAGAGGTTGGCTCTATTCGAGGAATTGCACCGGGAGAGCGAATTTTTTCCGCGCGATTTATGGGGGACAGGGGCTACATTGTCACGTTTAAACAAGTTGATCCGTTGTTTGTGCTAGATTTAAAGGACCCTACGAACCCAAACATTCTCGGCGAACTGAAAATTCCAGGGTTCAGTGACTACCTGCACCCATATGACGAAAATCATCTAATTGGCTTTGGGAAAGACACGGAGGAAAATGATAGTGGTGGCGCAATGGTCCGCGGCTTTAAGATGGCGTTGTTTGATATAACTGATGTAAACAACCCGAAGGAAAAATTTGTTGAGATCATTGGAGACAGTGGGACGCACTCAGAATTACTTTACAATCACAAAGCATTACTATTCTCAAAGGCGAAAAACATCATTGGCTTTCCAATCGACGTTTATGAAAACACAAATAACAACCAACGTTCAATGTACCCATCAATCTCGTTCCAAGGAGCTTATGTCTATGGTCTCGACCTTGATGAAGGCTTTCAGTTAAAAACTCGTATCACTCACTATGATACGGCAGTGATTTCAGATAATAATTGGGATTATCAAAAGCATATTTCTCGACTAATTTATATCGGCGATAACCTCTATACGCTATCAAATTCAAAAATAGAGGCCCATGATTTAAATAGTTTTGAGAAAAAAGGACAAATACAGTTTGGGAAATAA
- a CDS encoding DUF2812 domain-containing protein yields MKTKIKKKRLILEPWHLEELEAWFADMASNGWHLVELSKGKAIFEEGEPRAMKYRCDTFQINALLGQDKLEENSKLGWHYIDSIGYVHVFREKDYTVGEEIYPDSRKHAQSLAILKRSLTIRALLITLLSVIMITLQINTFLGNLVHSFLSNSGLLTLMVIITFTYLSFHMFEGVFHLSRLISRLNNGIEFNHNINYKRKLTWFKLRIYTALSIGVAIMLLISLGDLFQKNDYQAIPEHDLPVIKLSTILENEGYRNVTYNFDTFFSDYYLEKSSFFVPRQYELRQSAKVVITGGPSYKPTIWSKRYEVRTNWLARYFFHSLVEQNVKFHGPYELINDPQFDELWIRDTDGFSSFIVRLGHEVFVVEYIGEEPVEVILSHSFWLNSN; encoded by the coding sequence ATGAAAACAAAAATAAAGAAAAAAAGGCTAATCCTAGAACCTTGGCACCTCGAAGAATTAGAGGCGTGGTTTGCGGATATGGCCTCAAATGGTTGGCATCTCGTTGAATTATCAAAGGGAAAGGCAATCTTTGAAGAGGGTGAGCCTAGGGCAATGAAATACCGCTGCGACACCTTTCAGATAAATGCTCTACTTGGTCAAGATAAGCTTGAAGAAAATTCAAAATTAGGCTGGCATTACATCGACTCCATTGGCTATGTACACGTTTTTCGTGAAAAAGATTATACTGTGGGAGAAGAAATTTATCCAGACTCTAGAAAACATGCTCAGTCGCTCGCGATTCTGAAACGAAGCTTAACAATTCGTGCATTACTTATAACGTTACTATCCGTAATTATGATCACGTTGCAGATCAACACTTTTTTGGGAAATCTAGTCCATAGTTTTCTTAGTAATAGTGGTTTGCTAACCCTAATGGTTATCATAACGTTTACCTATCTTTCTTTTCACATGTTTGAGGGTGTTTTTCATTTATCAAGGCTGATTAGTAGATTAAATAACGGTATAGAATTTAATCACAATATTAATTATAAAAGGAAACTGACATGGTTTAAATTGCGTATTTATACGGCACTTAGTATTGGTGTAGCGATTATGTTGTTAATAAGCCTTGGAGACTTATTCCAAAAGAATGACTATCAAGCGATCCCAGAACATGACTTACCCGTGATTAAACTTTCAACTATTTTAGAAAACGAAGGCTATCGTAACGTAACTTATAATTTTGATACTTTTTTTTCAGATTATTATCTTGAAAAATCGAGTTTTTTCGTGCCTAGACAGTATGAGTTGCGTCAATCGGCTAAGGTCGTAATCACAGGGGGACCTTCCTATAAACCAACGATCTGGTCAAAACGGTATGAAGTAAGAACAAACTGGCTTGCTAGATACTTTTTTCACAGCTTAGTCGAACAAAATGTTAAGTTTCATGGTCCTTACGAGTTAATTAATGACCCACAGTTTGATGAACTTTGGATTAGAGATACTGATGGATTTTCTTCGTTTATTGTACGGCTTGGTCATGAAGTGTTTGTTGTTGAATATATTGGTGAAGAGCCCGTTGAGGTTATTCTTAGTCATAGCTTTTGGCTAAACTCAAATTGA
- a CDS encoding alpha/beta hydrolase, whose amino-acid sequence MFEHFEVTITPLNRKRMVRIYLPKSYHHNEEKSYPVLYMHDGQNLFKDEDAGFGVAWGISDFLEKSTIELIVVGIDCNNEGFKRLDEYGPWKSQVFHELLGETGGEGKDYIDFIVRELKPLIDEKYRTKPEDTSMAGSSMGGLISTYAACTYPHVFRKIASVSSAYWFNQAEIEDLIKQSDLSAIEKFYLDIGTHEVTEHIDCKRYVESSEAVYSILKEKVKNCRFEIIDEAVHNEAAWKKRVPTIFSYLFS is encoded by the coding sequence ATGTTTGAACATTTTGAAGTAACGATTACCCCGCTGAATCGCAAAAGAATGGTTAGAATTTATTTACCAAAAAGCTATCACCATAACGAAGAGAAATCGTATCCAGTTCTCTACATGCACGACGGGCAGAACCTGTTTAAAGATGAAGATGCTGGATTTGGCGTGGCGTGGGGGATATCTGATTTTTTAGAAAAAAGTACTATTGAACTTATTGTTGTTGGTATCGATTGCAATAACGAGGGGTTTAAACGTTTAGATGAATATGGTCCTTGGAAAAGCCAAGTGTTTCATGAGCTTTTAGGTGAGACTGGTGGAGAAGGGAAGGACTATATCGACTTTATTGTCCGTGAACTAAAACCATTGATTGATGAAAAATATCGAACAAAACCTGAAGATACATCGATGGCAGGGAGTTCCATGGGTGGACTTATCTCTACATATGCAGCATGTACATACCCACATGTTTTTAGGAAAATTGCCTCAGTTTCTTCGGCTTATTGGTTTAATCAAGCAGAAATTGAAGACTTAATTAAACAAAGCGATTTATCAGCTATAGAAAAGTTTTATTTAGACATTGGTACACATGAAGTGACTGAACACATTGACTGTAAGCGTTATGTCGAGTCTAGTGAAGCTGTTTATTCTATTTTGAAAGAGAAAGTAAAAAACTGTAGGTTCGAAATTATTGATGAAGCGGTACATAATGAAGCTGCTTGGAAAAAGCGTGTTCCTACGATTTTTTCATATTTATTTAGTTGA